One part of the Melospiza melodia melodia isolate bMelMel2 chromosome 3, bMelMel2.pri, whole genome shotgun sequence genome encodes these proteins:
- the STMN4 gene encoding stathmin-4 isoform X2, which yields MTLAAYKEKMKELPLVSLFCSCFLSDPLNKPTYAYEDTVDLTWCVISDMEVIELNKRTSGQSFEVILKPPSFDGIPEFNASLPRRRDPSLEEIQKKLEAAEERRKYQEAELLKHLAEKREHEREVIQKAIEENNNFIKMAKEKLAQKMESNKENREAHLAAMLERLQEKDKHAEEVRKNKELKEEASR from the exons ATGACTCTGGCTG CCTACAAGGAGAAGATGAAGGAGCTGCCCCTCGTCTCCCTCTTCTGCTCCTGCTTCCTCTCGGATCCCCTCAACAAACCGACCTACGCCTACGAAG ACACGGTGGACCTGACCTGGTGCGTCATCTCGGACATGGAGGTGATTGAGCTCAACAAGCGCACCTCGGGCCAATCCTTCGAGGTCATCCTGAAGCCTCCGTCCTTTGACGGAATTCCCGAATTCAACGCCTCCCTGCCCCGGCGCCGCGACCCTTCCCTGGAGGAGATCCAGAAGAAGCTGGAAGCGGCAGAGGAGAGGAGAAAG TACCAGGAGGCGGAGCTGCTGAAGCACCTGGCGGAAAAGCGGGAACACGAGCGGGAGGTGATCCAGAAGGCCATCGAGGAGAACAACAACTTCATCAAGATGGCCAAGGAGAAGCTGGCGCAGAAGATGGAGTCCAACAAGGAGAACCGCGAGGCGCACCTGGCGGCCATGCTGGAGCGCCTCCAGGAGAAG GACAAACACGCGGAAGAAGTGAGGAAAAACAAGGAGCTCAAGGAAGAGGCCTCCAGGTAA
- the STMN4 gene encoding stathmin-4 isoform X1, whose amino-acid sequence MTLAAYKEKMKELPLVSLFCSCFLSDPLNKPTYAYEDTVDLTWCVISDMEVIELNKRTSGQSFEVILKPPSFDGIPEFNASLPRRRDPSLEEIQKKLEAAEERRKYQEAELLKHLAEKREHEREVIQKAIEENNNFIKMAKEKLAQKMESNKENREAHLAAMLERLQEKVCSQPPHGKSHPHHLQLPPKHPEPAQGPSPSASVGAEAESAR is encoded by the exons ATGACTCTGGCTG CCTACAAGGAGAAGATGAAGGAGCTGCCCCTCGTCTCCCTCTTCTGCTCCTGCTTCCTCTCGGATCCCCTCAACAAACCGACCTACGCCTACGAAG ACACGGTGGACCTGACCTGGTGCGTCATCTCGGACATGGAGGTGATTGAGCTCAACAAGCGCACCTCGGGCCAATCCTTCGAGGTCATCCTGAAGCCTCCGTCCTTTGACGGAATTCCCGAATTCAACGCCTCCCTGCCCCGGCGCCGCGACCCTTCCCTGGAGGAGATCCAGAAGAAGCTGGAAGCGGCAGAGGAGAGGAGAAAG TACCAGGAGGCGGAGCTGCTGAAGCACCTGGCGGAAAAGCGGGAACACGAGCGGGAGGTGATCCAGAAGGCCATCGAGGAGAACAACAACTTCATCAAGATGGCCAAGGAGAAGCTGGCGCAGAAGATGGAGTCCAACAAGGAGAACCGCGAGGCGCACCTGGCGGCCATGCTGGAGCGCCTCCAGGAGAAG GTCTGTTCCCAACCTCCGCACGGAAAATCCCACCCTCACCACCTCCAGCTCCCTCCAAAACATCCGGAGCCCGCCCAGGGCCCTTCTCCGAGCGCCTCCGTTGGGGCAGAGGCGGAGAGCGCCAGATAA